The genomic region TGAGGCGAAAGACTATCCCCTCTCCCAAGGCCTCCGAGGTAGATGATCCGACCAACCCCCGCTTCCGCGGCCGCCAAGCCGAAGGCTCTAGCACCCTCGCGGTCCTCCTCGTCGAACCTCCCGGAGGAACCCATCGAGTGGACGAGATAATACGCGGCGAAGACCCCACGCATCGCGCCACGTAGGGACGCTGGGTCCGTCACGTCACCCTGCACCACTTCGGTGTCCGGCCCCACACGTGATGCCAAAGGATGCGGATTGCGCGCCATGCAGCGCACTCGATACCCCCGACTCTCCAGGACGCGCAGAAGCCTGCCGCCGACGTAGCCTGTGGCTCCCGTCAGCAGCACACGATCCGCGGCACGCCCCTCGCTGCTCATCGTATAGTCAAACGCCAGCGAGAGCTTGCGGCTCGGCAGAGGTTCCAATAAGGACTAGCCGCTGAGTGCCTCCGTGTCGATCTGCGCGCGCTGCAGCCGACCAGAAAAGTCCACGTACACCGACTTCCACTCGGTGAAGATGTCCAGTACCTGGTGCCCCGACTCTCTGTGCCCGTTGCCGGTGTTTTTGACCCCGCCGAACGGCAACCCGACTTCGGCCCCGATGGTCGGGCCATTGATGTAGGTGATGCCTGCTTGGATGTCTCGCATGGCGCGGAACGCACGATTTACGTCACGGGTGTAGATAGAGCTAGACAACCCGTAGGTACAGTCGTTCGCCACCGCAATCGCCTCTTCGAAAGACGATACTTCGGTAATTCCCACAACGGGCCCGAATATCTCCTCCTGAAAAATGCGCATTTTGGGGGTCACGTCGGCAAACACCGTTGGCGCATAGAACGAACCCTTGGCATACTCCCCATCCGTCAACGCGTGCCCACCGCACAGCATCCTCGCGCCCTCGGCTTTACCTATCTCGACGTAGCCGTGCACCGAATCTCGCTGGGCGGCATTGATGCATGGGCCCATCTGTACGCTGTCGTCCAACCCGTTGCCGATCTTCAGTTCCTTGGCTCGAGCAACCAGCATCGAGGTGAACTCCTCCCTCACGTCTCGATGCACGATGAGGCGTGATGTCGCCGTGCATCGCTGCCCCGTGGTGCCGAACGCGCCCCACAGAGCACCCTCTACGGCGAGCTCGAGATTCGCGTCCTCCATCACGATCTGAGGGTTCTTGCCGCCCAGTTCCAGCGATAGACGCTTCAGCCGCTCGCCACACACCGCGGCAAGGCGCTTGCCTACTTCCGAAGATCCCGTGAACGAGACCACCCCGACATCCGGATGGGTGGCAAGCGTCTCGCCCACGTCACGCCCGCTGCCGTACACCAGGTGGATGCACTTCGGTGGAAGACCGGCGTCCAACAGGGCCTCGACGAAGCGGGCGGAAGATGCCGGGGTGTCGGTGGCCGGCTTCAGCACCACCGTGTTGCCGCACACGAGGGCAGGGAATATCTTCCACGAGGGGATTGCCATCGGGAAATTCCACGGAGTGATCATCACGGCAACACCGATGGGGCATCGAATGCTCATGCCGAACTTGTTCGGTAGCTCGCATGGGACAGTGTCGCCGTACATCCTCCGTCCTTCGCCGGCCATCATGTAGGCGGTATCTATGGCCTCCTGAACGTCGCCGCGTGTTTCGGCTAGGATCTTGCCCATCTCTCGTGTCATCAGCCGGGCTAGGTCTTCCTTGCGCTCGGCCAGGATGTCCCCGCATCGCTTGATGATCTCGCCACGCCGTGGGGCGGGGACCAGCGCCCAAGCTTTCTGCGCCTCCTTGGCCGAGGCCACCGCGGCCTCCACTTCTTCTCTCCCACACTTGGGAAAGGTGCCGACGACGTCGCTGTTGTCTGCCGGGTTGATGTTCTCGAAAGTACCTCGGGTGCCGGACGCGACCCACTCGCCATTGATAAGAGCGCGGAACTGCTCTGCCATCTGAATCTCCTTCGAATCGGTGGTTGCCGTTATGGTACCTGCCAGTAGCTTTCGTGATCCGGCCCCGAAAATTGCCGTCGAGTTGCCCAGAGTCAGCGTATAATTAGCAATACTAAAAGGAATGCCGACAAGCCCTTGACTCCACCACGCTGGGGGTTAGGCAAGGCGTTTCAGCCAATCGCTTACACGTAGAAAGGAAGCGACGCATGAAGACAGTTCGTGTCCTTGCCGCCACGTTTGCGGCTCTAACCGTCTGCACCACCACGGCACTGGCGGCGCTGTGGGAGGTCAACATGACCGGCCTAGAGGAGGTGCCGCCCAACGCGAGCCCGGGAACGGGCTACGGCCTCTTCGACATCAACATGGTCACTGGCGACTTCACGTACTCGATGACCGCCGACGGGCTTACTTCTACAATCATCGCGGCTCACATACACAATGCGCCCGTGGGCGTCAACGGCCCCGTCATCTTCAACCTGCTACCGGGCGGCGTCTGGACCAATCCGGTCGTGGGCGCCGGGACCCTGAGCGCCACCCATTTGGCAGAGCTCGTAGCTGGGAACTTGTACGTCAACGTACACACACAGACATTTCCTGGTGGGGAGATTCGCGGTCAGATGCGACTGGTGCCCGAGCCAGGGTCGCTAGCAGCACTGGGAGCCGGGTTGGCCGGCCTTCTGGCCGCTCATAGGCGGCGCAGGGCGTAAGGGGTTGGAGACTTCTGCAGGCCTCTAGAGTGAACCCCGAGGCCGTCCGGCACGACTGCCGGACGGCCTCGTTCTTCTTCTTCTATCCCTCGCCACTCGTAGGGGATGGGTCAGTGACAGTGAGCGCCGCGCCCGGTCGTCATGCTTCGACAGGCTCAGCATGACGGATAGCACTGCATGGCGGATAGCACTGCCCCATCCTCTCGCAGTGGAGAGGGCAGAGGCGGCCAAGCGAAGCCAATCAGCCGAACCCCGAGGCCGTCCGGCACAACTGCCGGACGGCCTCGTTCCATCTCTGCCACTCCCTGCAAGAAGGCAGATGGTGCTACAAGCCGTCGTCGT from Fimbriimonadia bacterium harbors:
- a CDS encoding aldehyde dehydrogenase family protein, producing the protein MAEQFRALINGEWVASGTRGTFENINPADNSDVVGTFPKCGREEVEAAVASAKEAQKAWALVPAPRRGEIIKRCGDILAERKEDLARLMTREMGKILAETRGDVQEAIDTAYMMAGEGRRMYGDTVPCELPNKFGMSIRCPIGVAVMITPWNFPMAIPSWKIFPALVCGNTVVLKPATDTPASSARFVEALLDAGLPPKCIHLVYGSGRDVGETLATHPDVGVVSFTGSSEVGKRLAAVCGERLKRLSLELGGKNPQIVMEDANLELAVEGALWGAFGTTGQRCTATSRLIVHRDVREEFTSMLVARAKELKIGNGLDDSVQMGPCINAAQRDSVHGYVEIGKAEGARMLCGGHALTDGEYAKGSFYAPTVFADVTPKMRIFQEEIFGPVVGITEVSSFEEAIAVANDCTYGLSSSIYTRDVNRAFRAMRDIQAGITYINGPTIGAEVGLPFGGVKNTGNGHRESGHQVLDIFTEWKSVYVDFSGRLQRAQIDTEALSG
- a CDS encoding CHRD domain-containing protein, whose protein sequence is MKTVRVLAATFAALTVCTTTALAALWEVNMTGLEEVPPNASPGTGYGLFDINMVTGDFTYSMTADGLTSTIIAAHIHNAPVGVNGPVIFNLLPGGVWTNPVVGAGTLSATHLAELVAGNLYVNVHTQTFPGGEIRGQMRLVPEPGSLAALGAGLAGLLAAHRRRRA